AGATGTACAGACAGATTCTTGTTCATCCTGATGATTGGGATCTTCAAAGCATCCTTTGGCTCGACTCAAACAACAACGTGAAGACATACCATCTCACAACGGTCACATACGGAACTAGATCAGCTccatttttggcaatcagagttCTTCTCCAACTTCTCAAAGATGAGGGTCACAACTTTCCACTAGCCATTCCTCCATTAACGAAAGGTCGTTATGTcgatgatatttgtggtggagcagatactgaacatcaacttctcgaaattgccaaacaactccagaacctttgcatggcggccggccttccgctagcaaaatggcagtcaaacgtctcaagtctctctcacgtcactcaagaggaagaatcaacatccactccaatctcattcgatgaaggttctcactcaactaaagtgttaggtctaatctggtaccctcaagaagactatttcacttttaaagtcagctccaatctatctgggtctttgatcaccaagcgatcagttctatctcatattgcaaaaatatttgatccactcggtttagtctcccctgttacgattagggctaaaatgttgttgcaggaattATGGCTCCAAAAGTTATCATGGGACGAACCTCTACCTCAACTACTCCAACAGAAATGGTACGACATCAGTGAAGATCTCTCCAAGCTGGCCAGCATCACAATTCCAAGATGGATTAACACTCAAGAGGGTTCTTTCATACAACtccacggcttctctgatgcatCTCAACTCGCCATTTCAGCCGTTCTCTACCTTCTCGTTCGAACTCCGTCCAAGGAATGCAAAGTTACAATGCTTTGCTCCAAAACCAAAGTATCGCCTTTAAAACCACTCACAATCCCGAGACTCGAATTATCAGCTGCTCTTCTTCTCTCTCGACTCGTTAATTATGCGCATAATGTTttagctctcaacattcactcaaccactctatggacggactcctcaatcactctagcttggatcaacactcacccttcacgttggaaggactttgtacggaacagagttgcaacaatccaagatctaactccaagggcccattggaggtatatttccggcaaagacaatcctgctgactgtgcatcacgagggttaacttcatctcaacttcgcaaccactcgctatggtggacgggaccaccatggctttccaagtcagaagattcatggccaaatcgtcagccggcaccgacaaccgaccatgaatcagaagcaagaccagccatctccatactcacctccactacgtcagactactcatgggatctcatctacaggtattccagtttgaataaattgttaagaatcacctctatttgttcaaaggttctcgcacgactccaacgcaagctggatccagcacacctcacacacctgacttcaactgacttggaagcaTCTCGAATTTTCTGGATAAAGGCAACTCAAAAAGTCTACTTTCCAcatgaactcaaggctcttcaatcACACACTCCACTTCTCTCTTCACATGTATTCAGTAGACTTACTGCATTCCTCGACAACAATGGTGtaattcgtgtaggcggacgaatttcccattctcaactcgacccagatagcaagcatccaatTATTCTTCCTCGACACTCTCAATTTACTTCTTTGGTTATAGATGAAACTCACCGAAAAACTCTACATGGAGGCACTCAACTCACTCTAGCCACGATACGTCAAAGGTATTGGATCATTGGAGGAAGAGCCCCAGTTAAATCCCATATACTGAAATGTGTTCTGTGTGCAAGGCACCGTGGTATTCGCGCTCAACAACTCATGGGACAGCTACCAGCATCTCGAGTGCAGCCATCTCGTCCATTCCTCCACACCGGTGTAGATTACGCTGGTCCACTCACTCTCAAGACATGGAAAGGAAGGGGTTCCAAAACACACAAAGGCTGGGTTTGTGTCTTCGTCTGCTTTGCCTCCTCAGCAGTTCATCTCGAAGTTGTAAGCGATTATTCAACTGATTCCTTTCTCGCTGCCTTTCGCAGGTTCACAGCAAGACGAGGAATATGTCACACTCTATACTCGGACTGTGGAACCACCTTCATTGGCGCAGACACCGCTCTCAAGGAACTTTTCACCAAGGCTTCCAGTCAAAATCAGACCCTCTCCAATCTACTCCTCAATGAAGGCACTACATGGTGTTTCAACCCCCCAGCAGCTCCTCATATGGGTGGAAAATGGGAGGCTGTCGTCAAGTCATTCAAGCACCACTTCATTCGAACTGTCAAGGATGTATCCTTCACATTAGAAGAAATAATGACTCTAACTTCTCAAATCGAAGCTATTCTCAACTCAAGACCGCTCGAACCGCTCAGTGACGACCCTGACGATTGCGTAGCTCTCACACCTGGACATCTCCTCATAGGCGCTCCATTAACAGCTGTTCCAGAACCATCTCTTGAACATCTCTCCACCTCTCGACTCTCAAGATGGCAATTTGTTCAACAACGAACTCAACAGTTTTGGacacaatggtcatcacaataTTTGCAACGCCAGCTATCCATCTCAAAATGGCACCATCCTCGCAATGACGTAAAGGTTGGTTCTTTAGTTCTAATTACAGATGAACGTACACCTCCCTGCAAGTGGCCTTTGGCAAGAGTTCTCGATATGCACCCTGGGCATGACGGACTGACACGAGTAGTCACCTTAAAGACTCCCACTACAACTCTACGTCGACCCGTTGCAAAGTTATGCATATTACCAATCCTGGTGGACTCTGAGGATTGAAAGCAGTCTTTTCGCTCCAGTTatgggtggattgagtagctcAGACACTGGAGTGATGGATTGCCTCAACTTCCTCACAATGGATAATTTACGAAGACCTACTCGATTATAATCAACTACGTTAATTATGGCggccggaatgttaaaaattggaggaatttttaacccaTCTCTATCTCTTGGTGCACAGCTCTATCAACTCAGTGACtgcgtttatcgttacatgcttctgtgaacgtaaccttaaaatcgctgtcaatcagctgttcaaaaaaaaaccggtggaacctgttgaatctgctcaatttaattcattccATTCTAGATTCTTCGATCGCTCAAGTGATTTGTTAACTTGGTGTAATCGATATCGTGGTTTTAGTGCTCTCTCATTCTAAATTCATTCAActcaaatcatattaatattaattcataataattacaggattaacatctcaaaaaggtacagtacttttttcactcaacaaaaaatgtaatcattttttgcatgtgtcacgttagaatatcattctacataattttcctctcaacattcactccatcgctatacattttctcacaattacatttgcaatattctgctctacatctctatatcatatttgcatgtatattttctcaattttctccaaatctctcaatcaaccacgtgctcaatgtacctaactgcttcaaccttctcaaaatgcatcgatattccattcacctaaaatcacatcatctcgacaaccactcacattttaatttctctaattttagcaccaagttcacatttcacaccactctattagaagcttatatacttgtattcactctcattttgtatacatgtcacctcagattaactttacacctcttacgatcagacttctcaggcctcttaagtttcaggtacctctacgctcaagttgaacacttcgaaggcttctcatagaccagatcgaaatccatctcactacactcagcaCTCCGAACAAAGGAATACACTCAATtaactctcttggacagactggtttgtgataacgctcgaggaggtccaacctgatttcaactcaataagtataatttattataaacttttgcatgtctctattacctgaaacttatgatactTTATTTCTATTCTCTAACGttgtgaactgctcttcttgtttcatctcaattatgaatactattcattaattctttctacgtttacaatatttcatctctctacattacatttgttacacgattcacctcaatttatgtactctcataaaacaccttctgcttttctaatggatttgctattcctgtaagcgttggtaatcatctctctacattacatttgttacacgactcacctcaatttatgtactctcataaaacaccttctgcttttctaatagatttgctattcctgtaagcgttggtaatcatctctctcattctgtctcattacacctgtctcactacattacatatctctaacttctcaagttgtcactgcaaccttctgtttttctgatagcgagacagtttatgaaatcgtaaactctatcactgtaaacgttgtgcttgcatgataacactcacatcaattcataactatcaagctcaattattatgccactcaaaatacataaacacgttttgatgtagatctatctcaattctctcaattcttatcaaacgcataataattgatcttgttactcgatacatgaaattcactcaacctgctctttctctcaagcaaatacaacgttgattttctcattgaaacattactctcaaattctatcaataacttctcaataattgtaaataggttcactctgttaaGATGttatatataattttacttcatgcgagtgtctatttattatgtgacgtgtttgatatacaataaagattttattttaccatctccaactcaatcatttggtaacagtccacttttaagtaattgccaaaaatctcaacacccagatttttgaacaaccCTCCTTTACTACATTTATGTCTATACTAATGAATAATATTGAAGTATCTCACTGTAATTTTCGAATTCTATCTATCCGTTGAATGATTCTTTTAAATTGTGccgcaaaaaagttatgagaaaaaataatacaattcaTCTCCGTTCATTTAAATTTGCCGCTGTGTGTagtaataaaattaaaaatcttcATTATCTACTCGAATCTAACGAATTATTGGGACAAGTTCATCTATCCAATATTCGGAAATAAATAGGCGTTCCAGGATTCATGATTCGCAGCTTCAAAAAGTTCAGAGATatgatttttctctcaattttttccctatcaaatttgaataaaaagggGCTGTAGATTAGCCTGaaggatatgcctataaaactGAATATCACCAACCGAATGACTTCATCTTATGAGGGTACGCTTGCTCAggtataatttgaaatttcgaagCCCAGTCTATAATGAGTCATAGTTGACAATTTCCATGAAACGAACCGAAGTTAATTATTATTGTTCGGAAGAAAAAGATgcagaaaagaagaagaacatCTAGAATTCTCACCACTTAACCGGGTTGATGAATAGTTGAGTATTCTGCGATTTGAGTTTCATTAGTGCGAAAGACACTCTGCTTAGTACAAGTCTAAAGTTATTGGTGCTTTCAAAATGTTGTTCCTAAGTGTCGAACTCTTCTTTATTCTGTTTTTGATAGTTATACTATGTGTCAATAAGGTAAGTCCGAATAATTTTGACTCAACGCTAATATTAAGCTACAAAATATGCTAACCGGCTTCATATTTTTATGGAATCTAATAATAGTTTTCTTCAGGTACTTTTTTTCGATCTCTGAAATTCCGTTTGTATACATATTCAGTATGTGTAGTACCTTTGTGTAAAATAATTAATACCTCGATTCATTTCCCTTGAGTAACGGGTAATATTGGCttagaatagaaaaaattgacgttgAAAGAGATACTCATATGCGAGGaatattgaaatcaattttctatAGAACGAATAAGTACTTGAATGCTAAATTCATCGAGGAAATATCAAAGGCTTAACGATACAGTAACATTGGATtgaatataagaaataaataaataactgaaCTCAATATTTGGAAGAATAGTTAACTAATGGAAATATGTCCaaggaatttatttttatttaacccataataacctagtgttacacatatgtaacgcaaatttcactggcaaatctattttatttctcagtaactgtagctattagcgttacatatatgtaacaccatttttctcaaacaaaaactatacaattttcaaacagaaattgagttgtttttgtcttgtacactctataaagaatatttattcaattagaatagtgatcataactcaggttattaagggttaaatTATACCAGAACTTTCGTCCTCCATAATTAATTCAACGGGACTATTCTTTCAGGAAATAGGActaaattaaaaatattaatgGTTATACAACTGCCGTGGCGACATTTCGCAGAAGTTGCCTTTTGCATTTTCAGGTctacaatttattcaaaaacatataATACAAAGTCACATATAATGTCAACAAATCTTatttaccaaaaaaatttttacagttTAGCCCCAATTCCAATGCCCCTTTCAAAGCCAGTAAGGTCCCAATTCCAAGAATTCCCATAAATATTTGCTCGTGATCTGACAAGGGCGGGTCTACGGTTATAATTCGCTATGAATATATAACAGAAGTTAAGGAAATTGTTACGAGATGTTAATATTTATgaagtttcacaaaaaaaaccTACTTCTAGATTACAGACGAGGGCTAATCAATTGGTAGACAAATTATATAAAAACAACTTTCTAACGGATCAacagtagaaaaaaattaaaaatacaactctgttccaCCTCGATTATATTGTTTGAGAAAAACTCATAAACTGACTGTACACTTAGGACCAATTGTTAATGGAATTGATTCCCTCATTTTCTACCATGATCTGCAATTCTACTTTTCACAAATCGAAGCAAATTCCTAAATTTATCAAATTCTACAGGAATATAAAAATTACATTCtttcaatcatttattttttccaaaCTTCAATCAGAATCTGACATCCAATTCAATTTGTCATAGGTATATCATTTATTTtacgaagaaatttttcaatttttgaattctaaGGAAACTTACATCAATGTTTTACAAAATTCTGTctctttaaaattgaaaaaatgttgaactTGTAATATTCACACCTCTTGAATAACAACCATCCTTGGTATTCTAAATGAACACTTGAACGGTGTACTAATATTGTAACAAAgtatataatttgaaattttattaattCGGAAGAAACTAGAACCGTAACGGTATTCGCTCATCTAAAATACTAGAGCAATCAAAAT
This genomic stretch from Coccinella septempunctata chromosome 7, icCocSept1.1, whole genome shotgun sequence harbors:
- the LOC123316981 gene encoding uncharacterized protein LOC123316981 — protein: MGSHLQVLARLQRKLDPAHLTHLTSTDLEASRIFWIKATQKVYFPHELKALQSHTPLLSSHVFSRLTAFLDNNGVIRVGGRISHSQLDPDSKHPIILPRHSQFTSLVIDETHRKTLHGGTQLTLATIRQRYWIIGGRAPVKSHILKCVLCARHRGIRAQQLMGQLPASRVQPSRPFLHTGVDYAGPLTLKTWKGRGSKTHKGWVCVFVCFASSAVHLEVVSDYSTDSFLAAFRRFTARRGICHTLYSDCGTTFIGADTALKELFTKASSQNQTLSNLLLNEGTTWCFNPPAAPHMGGKWEAVVKSFKHHFIRTVKDVSFTLEEIMTLTSQIEAILNSRPLEPLSDDPDDCVALTPGHLLIGAPLTAVPEPSLEHLSTSRLSRWQFVQQRTQQFWTQWSSQYLQRQLSISKWHHPRNDVKVGSLVLITDERTPPCKWPLARVLDMHPGHDGLTRVVTLKTPTTTLRRPVAKLCILPILVDSED